The Lytechinus variegatus isolate NC3 chromosome 1, Lvar_3.0, whole genome shotgun sequence nucleotide sequence CTTAAAACCACGCAAAACAGCTTTCGCCCCTCCTTAAACACACATGCTAAAGCGAACACATTAACCAATCAATTACTCCTGAACCTAATagtttcaatcaattttatttttacctacatgtatatacttttaTTTATATCCTTATTGGCTTATTGGTTGAATGCTGGTGATACTATCCCCTAAActgaaagaataaataaataaatgtaaataaacataataataatgataatcaatgaatgaaaacaGGATAATATTTAAAAGTCcctttggcatgtttttttttaaatcattgcaTTGTATTTTTTCAACTCCATGATTTTCAATGGATTTCCTTTAATACTTCCTCGATATGACTTATTCAACCgtcaaatttattacaaacttaatcataaatgtGAATACTATCGTTTTTTAAGCTCTCTTGCTTCACTCGTTCACAAAACCCCAAACTCTGCACTTCATCAAAAACAACTAAGTACCCTCATTTTTTGCCTCCTCACGCAAATGGATTTATTATTAAACTTTGTAAAGCAGCATGTTTTCACAGTCGTTGATGAAATCAttcaagtaaaataaaatgaatagaaattcctcaaaaattcctcaaacatatcaaaatatgtttaaatCTGATTTGCAAGGATCTGGGGTTTTTGTTATGTAACTTTGACTACAACCATGCATTTAGGAGCACTGATGCAGTTTCAATCCCTCCTTCAATCTTACTCAAGTAAAGAAGTATTCTTTTACATTTGACTTTATAACCTCTCATTCTCTCatatctcgatttttttttcaacaggggTTGCTGGTTTTggagaaaaatttgacaagcgaaatAAAAAAGGGTTTCTCTAAAAAAGAGGGTTGTTTGgttaaatgtctttttttttagcatATCCACTTGATTTCCAGTGGGTGCTACCTATGGTTAATAACATACGCATTATTACCCCAGGTAAATCTTAGAGGGGTGCTTCTGACCATCAGCACCCCCTCTCCCCCAAAATGTTATGACGTTAATGTATTTTAGGTTTATTTGAAATGTCGGtctcgtaaaaaaaaaacagtagcATTTCACTCAATCGAAATGGCGGATCGGGTAGGCCTATCACATTCCATCGTCtccgattgaaaaaaaaaacacttatccTTTTCTGTAGCCAAATATATATGATTGTCACAACTCATATGGTCTCTGAAGCGTCTCTGAAGCGCTTCTGATAGCTGTATTTGTTCATACTTGAGTCAACGTGACATAATGGTGAGGCAGGTCCGAAGTTCGCCCCATTTGTCAACAAAAACACGGACCTTTTGCATACCTAATACCAGACTTCATCCATTCATGTTAACAATTTCGAATGTTCAGCTTAGTTCAAACAAGAATTATTTAATTCCTTCTATTCAAATATGGGGTAAAGGAGAGTTGCCAAGAGATTTCTCAATATTCAGACTGCACTCTCGATATTCAATTGAATTCAATTTAAGTAaacattattttcttccatttaataaatttctacattttttatacatgaatTCATACAAGTATCAATTTGTCGtgaagaataaaaatatgtacatgttatgTTTACAGAAGATTGTGTAAGTCCCTAAAAGCAAACTCTTCGGTCGGGATACGCCTAAAAGGTGTTCCCACACCGGGAACCGAACCAAGGCTACGACGCGGCAGTGAGAGCGCCGGatcctaaccactagaccatatGTGATTGCATTCCCAATATTTGGGAGGCTCTTTCAATATCCAGCTAGCATTCAAAATAAATCCTAAATGTTCTCactaaattgtaaatattttgactGATAAATAGCAGCATCTGAAACACTTTATTCGGGTGCAATTAAGGTAGAATTGTATTACGACTTGATATCAATCAATACCAAATACATTGTCTAATTTATAACAATAATTAGACATGCCTACCTGTtgaagagaaattccagtagttgcagtaaacactgatttcatgagaaagtctgtaaaacaaggcttaattgtcagtatatcatcgaggatctagatcctGGTACAGTTaccattaactgaactttgtgaaatcttgaaatctacgctgaaaaatgttcacacccgAAGAttcccaacacagataagcgcacgtgggacaatgtataattattgcttagagcgtcgggcccgacgctctacccgaatcctgtgcttatttgctaatttctcagcattcacacatttcttccagaattctttggcacatattttttatttatacagacactttggtggtcatttcattggattctgtacgaactcattttgatatcgttaccaaaactagcatttacctttaagctaGATTTACAAAAGCCTGGATGAATTTTTCTTCGGGTTGGTTCTGCTTTTTTCTCGCGATtcgaatatcaaaataaatatgaaggggtctagataaagaaaataaaaaagggtggACATTAGGCGGCAATTAAACTCTTTGCTATTATTTTGGCAACGGGAACCATGGAAAAAGAGTTGCCATTCAAATTTCTGTATGCATCATCCCCTACCACTGTCATTGCAAAATCATGTATTAGTCCCTGTCCCAGAATTAGATGGACCGCGCCTAATACGATCTTCCATTCGTGCGTAGCTAATGAAATCGATCGATTTTCCATCGTTAATGTAATAAAAAGTTCAAATTGACATGGATCTTTATTCCACTTGTCAATAGCTAAAGCCACAATAAGACCTAGCATTAAAGGCATTAAAGGActaatccaccccaacaaaaagttgatttgaataaaaaagaaaaatccaacaaagcaaaacactgaaaaattaaTCGAAATcggttgtgaaataagaaagttatgtcaaagtttcgcataatttcacataacagttatatgcacatcctggggagcgtttcatgaaatgacttgtcagacgttttatccgacaagtccccaTTTTATCAGACagctaccatagtaacagtgcttctcagccaatcaaaatacagaaaagttgtcagatctaacaacttgtcggacaaaaatgttgatgaaacgtcTGTCTCCCAGGTCGGTATGCAAtcgaggagactgatgacgtcatccactcttgtatgttattatatcaaaattctaattttctactcattgtcaagtgaaacaattaaTTCATCCATGAACATGTAGATTTAACAATGTTTAATACTTTATGGTTTAGTCAATAGTGAGTGAtgaacatcatcgactgtctcatttgcattccACTGAACTGTGCAtttcactgttttgtaaaaaataagcgaaaatttaaactgtcataactttcttattttacatccgattttgatgaaatgaaatattttcggCGATatgttagtttgatttttctctatttgatCAAGTCAATATTTCACTAGaatagacttgacctttaagtactATTTAAAACGTTTGGCATTGACTTTATATTCATCAACGCGGGATTTAATACTTTTATAATTCCGATTTCAATGGCATTGTCAGCATAcgtttaattattttgttagaaGTGGAATTTTAGGGTTTCAAATGCCTATGCTTTCAATGCAATCTTAATCAGAATGACTGTAATCAGATGTTACACCTACAATGTATTCGTCATCACTTTAAAATCACTTTAGGAAGCAAAAATGTATGTACTAAACATGAATGATAATTCATCTCTACGTCTAATTGGTAAATATATCATACCAAGGGTTTGATTGAAATTTAGATATTCATGTACTAAAATTATTATAACGATATTTACTACTGGCGATCTACAATAATTTGTCCTGTGTTAGAAATCGCTCAAAATCTGCTCTCAAAACATgaatattatttgaatattgatGTATTTTATCGTTTGAAGGCTCTAGTCATTTACTGTACGAAAATGAATGATGTTCTTACGAGATAGATGCTATTTAttaaacataacaaacaaaatgttttatattacataacctAAAGCAGTTGAATACAGAGTTCGTTGAGCCATGTGTTTTTACGTGAATGAAAACCCTGATCCCCGAAGGTCCAGAAAGAGCATGGCGTCGAACAATATAAAAGTATTCATTCTATAACTTATAAGGCTACCCGATGAAAGCGTTGTATTTTGTCAATTGTGATATCATGTCCATCCCTTCTCTTACCAGGTTCTTCAATAGTTTCACACGAGGCAACATAGAACTAATACatgcactagcgtacctacggtgGTGGGCAgcgggcagactgccccccccctgacgagtcaccacccatgcaaaggacctatccctgccccctgacgagttaCAACTGATTCCTGAGGAGCCAGTGCCTCACTCCTTTTTAgttgaatacttttttttttttgcttgtcaatttattatGGTGCGAAATGTCATTTATAACCTGATGAGgacctttttttatatttttttttttttttttttttcttgtcaatatatttttttgtacgaAATCCCTTTTTGTGGATGAataccttttttgcttgtctaattttttggcggacgattttgccccccccccccgtgtggAAAATCCAGGTACGctactgtatacatgtagttgatccGGTAAATGAGGAGTGGGATGAAATACTGCAATATAAAGACAAGTCTCACATCATTACAGTATTAAAGCCTTTTTATTATAACATGTTCCCTTTAAAAGACAGCGGCCGGTTACGTCTCTTATGATCCAATGGGAAAacacctttattttgttttgaatttgtgaGATCGATAAAGCTCTTCGGGGGCTCATAGAGTGTCCATTATGATAGACTGGCCAAGGGGGGTCTTAGCTTTAAAACCTCACATAGTGGTCATCACaatatgttgtatattgattatGTTGGCTTTATCATCGCAGACGTACTACAAGTTGTTTGACAAAGGTCTGAATAAACGGTATATTGACTGTATATTGACCAGTatcaatcgatttttattttacaatagAATAGAGGCCATGCTTGGCCTGGGGATGCGTCCCTTCTCTTCTGAAAGGGAGCATGACAGGTGTGACCATTTTTATGAACATCTTCCAGAAGAGACAGGCATTAGAATAGCCCgaatatttatttcttgttGAGTTTTTACGGCATTTCCTTGGAATAAAAAAGGATACATTCACAATGTAGGAAACAAATCATATCTTTGGTAAGAATATAAACATTATAGTtagttcttgtttttttattatttaagcggtgatttattttcaagagTATGAAAGGTATCATATATTTTGGCATTGCAAGCTTACAATATTAAAGAATCTCAATGCAAGATGTTAGCACCTTGACTGGATTGTAGAAgacattgtctttttttaaccTTCTAAACATGCTTATGACTGCATGTGATGTCAtacacaaaatataaacaagttCTGAATGATACTATTAAGTTTTTAATCTTATTTTAACGGAATCATTTCACATTATCGATTATAGGAGGAAAGGGGAAAGCAAGACAATGACGTCATATTTGACTTGTTGTATTGTTGAATAAATTTGACTCTACTTTTCattaataaattgatttatattgtCACCATTGTAGAAACATTCCTCTGCGGAATTAGCGACCTTGCCACTTCCTCGATACCCGTAGCTTTTTTTTGGTAAGGGAcagtgaaacatttttttctttatcaactcatattaatttcaaatatctTTTGACCATAATACATAGCATGacatcaataataatacaaCAAATGTAGGATTTAGATACAGCATAATCGGAATAATGAACAATCTACAGcaacattatatttctcaaTCTACTatcaaattatacaaatttgataGTTTTCTCATAAATACGATGTTTTTCCTCATTGCAGGGCTTATATCACCGTaattaaatcataatttatCAAAGAGATCGAATCGTAATCATTCCTAAGCACAGTTCATTCCttatcatgaaataatctcTTGGAATATTGAACAATCAATATAAAAACCTGAAACGTCTGCAGTCAATCCCGATATTGTTTTATTCGCATTTGTCGAACAtcttaaactttaaaatgacacAGAAAATATGTTAAATTTGGAAAGAAACGAAGACGATTAAACAACGAATGTCTACTCAGTGATTGTGATGTGAATATACTATAAATCATTTCCCTATTTCTAGCATGGTGTTACTAGCTTCTAACACCCACCGTAGGGGTCTTATTCAAGAACTGTTGATCTTAACATCATTTTgcataatgtcatattttacttAGAACAAGAGCTtacataaacaaacaaaaaacagataATCTCAACATTTTTCCTACCATGAATAATATTCTCTGGCTGTAAGCTACATTATACGCAcctgtaattgtattttttattctttttttggggggggggggctttttaaACGCCTTgcgacaataaaaaaaaacacagaatacATATCCGATTAACttaagtaaaaagaaaatgaaaaaagagacCTAATGAACATCTATATCTTTGACAGATGCGACAGAAGATCAAAGCAGTGAtaataataccttggtcacatttgctctacggcggccgtacggcgagtcgaaacagccgttttattcatttttatgcaaaccacctacatgtagctcgtacataaaatgttaaaacggctgttttcaactcgccgtacggccgccgtagagcaaatgtgaccaaggtataagatTCACCCCCTGTCCCCGGTCCCCCTCACACATGCACACGCAAGCATGCATATCATACAACCCAACTACTTAGGATGAGTAAAAAAggtgtgttatttttttttgccccaATAACCATTCAAATGGAGATTGTATGAGACGATCATTACAGCATTGTCCTTGTGTGATCTTCCAGTCATTACTCTCCATTCGTGCACGGATTAGTGCAGGGACGTCAGAACATTTGGTATGTCTATGGAGGTTTCATGCGTTCCACATCATGCACAAACCGAATATTTAAAACCCTACACTCTAAACAATCATCATTACTTATGAATACTTTTCTGTAACAATAAATACTGCAAATTGTGAATCATTAGCACCTATATTAATAGGTTTTAATTTTCGCCTATATTATAGGACATGTAGGGAATTGACGTAGCATCAAAACCTTTGTATCTCAAAAAGTCATGTAAAGCCTGACCATTTGCATCAACACAGACATTGTACGACAAGATAGTGAAGCCAGACTACTCTTTTAGTGCTGCAGCTATTCTATTTTAATACAAGCCTAAGTTTTATTTCCGCATAAAAAGATCATATACCTGAGCGGAGAGGGGGATACTTATCATATGCATGACTACTTTGCCTCATTAACTTCTGAAGAATAGAACTAGATATCTTGGAAGAAATGTGCAAAATATTAAGCAATACGAATCATTTATTTGAGTGCCATTAAAAATTACTGAAGACATGTTGGTTATATTAAAAGTACATTTGCATGTCTCCATACCTTAGGGTTTCATTGTATACCTCCTCAAGATCTGTTGAAGtaattcaatatatcaatgaaTCCATTTATTATTGCTATCATTTTATTGCTGTTATTTTTATTGTCCCATGCATATTTTCCCTTACCATTGTAAACCCAGATCTTATTTTTTCGTTATATTCTCCGTTAAATGGTAAAATTGCAATTCTCTTTCGCCTAGAATGTGTGTTTGCAACAAGAATACTGTAGCATTTATTTACTTGGAGTAAAGAGCGACTTAAATGTTTAGTTCAGTGCCTGTCGTAGACTTACACATAACTCAACGtcctaaaggcatggtcacaccgcccgagcgttgttggagcggtagtggagcggagagaaaaaatcatcaccgctcgctaccgttcaccattttcgatttcgattgtttgtTGAGTTTTTTTcccgattttttcccccaattttgtgagcgaaattcgacactctctccctaccgctccacgaccgctccaacaacgctcgggcggtgtgaccaggccttaaaggtatggtcacaccgcccgagcgttaaAGGCAttgtcacaccgcccgagcgttgttggagcggtcgtggagcggagagaaaaaaaaatcatcaccactcgctaccgttcaccattttcgatttcgattttttttttcgatttatgttttcgattttttccccaattttgcgagcgaaattcggccctctttccctaccgctccacgaccgctccaacaacgctcgggcggtgtgaccatgccttaacaTCAATCTTAGTGAAAGTGGAGCGTTGTTACAAACAAGTGATGTGATCGAACTGCGGAAGTTTTGAAAGGCTAAACTCTCTGTGAACCGATAAATCTTCTTAAGAAATAAACCTACGTTGTGACTTAGCTTTAAGCTaagtgaaaacaaataacaGAGCAGATTAGATCATTACACTCGTCTTGTTCCACAAAAAGAACACTAGGTGCTTCACGATGCATGACGTAAAAATCCATACTCTTGAGCTCTAATTCCAAATTGAGAGTTAATGAGTGGGGTCATTGTTCGGCATGGCTCAATTAACAAGATTGTCCACGAATGAAATTTTCTATTTAAAATAGGTCTTTTGAAGTACCATGTGTCTTCTTATTTTCAATGATCGCGTTAATTTCAAGGTCCACTTCTTCCCAAATGCAGATTTGTTCTTTCCTTGACTTGCTTGATGTAGAAAAGTATGTAGAGCTTATGGTGTTTCCTAAGCAAatccatatttgtttttttccgAGTAGCTGAGGATTGAAATCTACTTTGCATTAAGCAATAAGGTGAATTTCAATAGGAAATGTGTTATCGAATGTCAAGTATAATTTATTCTCAGGTATGGAATCGAGGCCGGGAATTTTAACGCAAGTAGGTCCAAGGACAATGCCAAGGCCGGCAAAATGAGACCCCGAGACCAACTCCAGcacatttttggcttccgctaTTCATATGCAAGTGTTAATCTTTCggtttaaaggggggggggggttaccgtAGCACCAAGTTAGTTGATAAAAGCAGAAGGATGAGAGAAACATTAAATGAAGGTCCGgcgaatattcatgaaaaatactgGTTTAATTCATTCCTAGTTTTAATCtaatttctcttcttcttcatgGCAAGTGGCAAGTACCTGGCAGAATGACCTCCTTGAAACTGACATTataattcttttgttttatttttgttgcagTAGTATCATTGATGACGTTATGATGAGATCATGGCATCGGGATATCGCAACCAGAATCTGGTCACTATTCTCGTTATCATCACATGCAGCGCCACCATTTCCGTTCTTCTTTCTCTAGAATTTTCAAACAGACATGGTAAACACAATACCTCTCCTTATTTTCACATAAACGTGCGATCTAGTTTTAAACTTTGAGACGATGTCTCGGTCCTCATGATTTCATACTTGAATTACCTTTATTCATAAATTAATTAATCTATCTGGCTAACTGCTTAAATCATTTgataatttgaatataatagCTGCGAATTTCGCGGCTCGTattctttgtttatatattcGGATCAGAACCGAAATGATCTAAATTAATTGGTCTCTATGTTCTGATGAAATATTGATGTAGAGATAAGTTGACATTCTAAACTAAAGAGATCAGCTGCCAGAACTGCTAATTTAATTTCATCTTTAGGGTATGAAATTGCCCGTAGCAGCACTTAAAGAAGATGTAAACAACTCAATAagttattgatatttttgttgtaattgaTTTAAACACATTTCTCTCTTCGCAGTGTCTGTGACTTCGATGACAAAATGCGTATGCAGTGAGACAAAATGGAGATCAGAAGTTCTTGAAGAGGATCGGATTCGAAGAGAGGCTGAAGGCGGGCTAGTGACCGTACAACACGAAGAGCCACCACCATGGATGCATATAAAACGAGGGGTATGGTCCGGGTTTCGAATCTTACTCTAGTGATAAAACCAAGAAATAAATActagataatgataatgatcctCATTTACCTCGAGTAGCCATCAATTAGCTGATTTTCAAGCGGTCCCTGTTTGACGTATGAATATGTTATAATTGTCCTTCTCCTTTCTCAGAAGTCGAGCGCCAGACAAACAGGCACAAGTATTTTAAGCATAAtatcaagaatttaaaaaaagagatatgATTGATTTCCAGATATATATATTCTCAAACAGCAAAAGAGCCAATCTAGTCCCTAATCAGACTccttttggatttttttatttatttattctcgaATATTTATACAGAGTGGCCtgatcccgggggggggcactcagtatataatgcatagtgggtatgtgccgcggaggggacccccatttttacactcaaatttccgttccaaggcatagcatttttgtcttattgagaaaaaaaacaaagaaagccgctccaaggcataccattttcttcttatcgagaaaaaaataagacagaaatccgctccaaagcttcgcatatttttcgttacgccgttccggtcgcattgatctgctgcgcttttggtgaaaagcggccgccgagcgctgtccgaccatcgtctctgtgcgagcgcacccggcggaggccgcgctagctgcatcatgcacgcttgcccgttccataggggtgcatacgcacgtactcacttgctggcgatccgttccaaggacccccgttttcacaaaattgtagttccgaagcccgttccgaggaccctcctttttacaataagcccgctccggggcccccgttttttgtctcgcccgcggcacacccctaccacttttttggtcgagtgccccccccgggggcCTGATCAGCATGAAAATACATACAATGCACGAAAAACATAGTAACAGGACATTATGAGATAtagaaaaagggaataaataCAAGGTAAAAATACGAAAATGTGTTACGAGTTACAGATGGCAagatacatgataaaaatatgcaaaatattaacattaaaagctGGTCTACCTCAGGGCTCTGTGATTATATATAAGCatttaaaaacatgaaagaTCGTTAAGACACAAGGCAATGTATTACACAGTActaataaatttaattttggaattaaaaaaaaaaaacaagcagaaGACAAATTGcatcatttgataattttatcaCTTATATACATCaagataaaaaagataaaaacaaaattgataaaacacaaCACGTTTTAATGTTATGTTTTAATGGAATGATTTTGGAGTGAGTATCACTCCAAGAGGAGTTAGGGATTATAATAGCTCTATTGCGTTTagatgtatgtataaataaaaggTGAAGGGGTTTCAAAAAAtctattgtaggcctatatcggAAGGGAAGcactcatttttattcaaatatatattaatttcattcatttttatccttttttaaacAGGATTTGGAATATCCAACGTATTCTGAAAGTCTTGCCGCAATCCAACCTCGTCGAAAGCAACACTTGAACAACATGTGCCACAAATCCTTGCCAATAAACCACCCCCACCACATCCACAACGACACCCTAAAACATTTATACGTCAACGAAAAATACAAGTTTGTCTATTGTTCAGTTCCTAAAGCTGGTTGTACGAACTGGAAGCGAGTTATGATGGCCATCAATAACTCATCGCTTGTTGTCACCAGTATATCACGTGATGATGctcaccatggcaacatgaaAACTCTGATAGATTACCATGAAGATGAGCGGAAGCATATTCTCTCGCACTACCAAAAGTTCCTTTTCACTCGAGACCCGTTTGTTCGTCTCCTTTCTGCCTATAAAGATAAATTCATGGGGATTCGGAACCTTGATTGCGAGCGCCATAGCTATTACTTCAAGAACATCGCTGCGGATATCATGTCAAGGTTCCGTAAGAGCGTGTCACGTAAGACTCTACAAAACGGAGAAGGTGTCCGATGGACGGAATTTATTAGATATATTATCAATACCAAAGATCGGATGCAACTGAATGAGCACTGGCAGTCTACGAACTCACTCTGTGCGCCATGTTCCATCAGTTATGATTACATAGGAAAGTTGGAAACGGTACGTGAGGACAGTGCACGATTGCTACGCCGATTTGAAATTAGGGATAAGCGTATCTTCTATCCAAAATCGAATAACCCAACCCGTCGAGATTCTGCTGAATTCTATGATGCTTTCGGAGCTATCACAATAAATGAACTAAGAGAGCTTTGGGGTATATATGAAATAGATTTCCTTCTTTTCAACTATACGCAACCGCAGTTTTTAACGAGcagtataaaagaaaaataaaacagtcAGTTGTATCTTAACCAGTTGCCTACTGAAAATTTGTCATCcatgttttgaagaaaaaaaatggaattccaGACAGCAGAAGTCAATGTTTGTTTAATGAATTACGAACTCTTGCAATCTGTATGTTCCTGCTGGTTATTGATTAAGATAAAAAGACCTGTTTATTAACCTGAACAGAATAATGGATgtttctcataaaa carries:
- the LOC121425351 gene encoding carbohydrate sulfotransferase 11-like codes for the protein MASGYRNQNLVTILVIITCSATISVLLSLEFSNRHVSVTSMTKCVCSETKWRSEVLEEDRIRREAEGGLVTVQHEEPPPWMHIKRGDLEYPTYSESLAAIQPRRKQHLNNMCHKSLPINHPHHIHNDTLKHLYVNEKYKFVYCSVPKAGCTNWKRVMMAINNSSLVVTSISRDDAHHGNMKTLIDYHEDERKHILSHYQKFLFTRDPFVRLLSAYKDKFMGIRNLDCERHSYYFKNIAADIMSRFRKSVSRKTLQNGEGVRWTEFIRYIINTKDRMQLNEHWQSTNSLCAPCSISYDYIGKLETVREDSARLLRRFEIRDKRIFYPKSNNPTRRDSAEFYDAFGAITINELRELWGIYEIDFLLFNYTQPQFLTSSIKEK